From Gimesia panareensis, the proteins below share one genomic window:
- a CDS encoding undecaprenyl-diphosphate phosphatase: MTWLKMFLLSIIQGITEFLPVSSSGHLVIVESLMEIQSDQTDVNIVLHAGTLLSILIFYRRTIFRLLSQDLKVIPLLIVGTLPVVVIGLTAKKFAEHYLESSLLAGCMLPVTGLFLLMIPRIPQTDKSYTEITYKQALLIGFAQAFAILPGISRSGSTIVAGLLTGMSRQSAATFSFLLAIPAISGATILETAEIISSQHLTTPLSLLAAGAIISAVVGIVALWLLVRWLEKGKLHYFAYWCIPVGIIIVIMQLI, translated from the coding sequence ATGACCTGGTTGAAAATGTTCCTGCTGTCGATCATTCAGGGGATTACAGAGTTCCTGCCCGTCAGCTCCTCTGGACACCTGGTCATCGTCGAAAGTCTTATGGAGATTCAATCGGATCAGACTGACGTCAACATTGTCCTGCACGCAGGTACCCTGCTTTCGATCCTGATCTTTTACCGCCGCACCATTTTTCGACTGCTAAGCCAGGACCTGAAGGTCATTCCTCTGCTGATCGTGGGCACACTGCCGGTGGTTGTCATTGGGCTGACCGCCAAGAAGTTCGCCGAACATTACCTGGAAAGCTCTCTGCTCGCCGGTTGCATGCTGCCTGTCACCGGGCTGTTTCTGTTGATGATTCCCCGCATCCCGCAGACTGACAAGAGTTATACAGAGATCACCTACAAGCAGGCACTGCTGATCGGTTTCGCACAGGCGTTTGCCATTCTGCCTGGCATATCGCGGAGTGGCAGCACGATTGTCGCCGGCCTGCTGACCGGCATGTCACGCCAGTCAGCAGCCACCTTCTCATTCCTGCTGGCGATTCCGGCTATCTCCGGCGCGACGATTCTGGAAACTGCCGAGATCATCTCCAGCCAGCACCTGACAACGCCCCTGAGCCTGCTGGCGGCTGGTGCCATCATTTCCGCCGTCGTGGGGATTGTCGCCCTCTGGTTGCTCGTACGCTGGCTGGAAAAGGGGAAACTCCACTACTTCGCGTACTGGTGCATCCCCGTGGGAATCATCATCGTAATCATGCAACTCATCTGA
- a CDS encoding thioredoxin family protein → MNTLIPATMVLSLSLAPMQAVEVPALPENVAKLFQMEEDVSNHQILVFTASWCPACVQMKNNEFPALRDKNWEIGESKASHIRLIDVDQHPGLTDKYNVQSLPTLILVIDGKEVSRSGSLSAYSIAEMFYNRK, encoded by the coding sequence ATGAACACGCTCATTCCAGCAACGATGGTGCTGTCTCTTTCTCTGGCACCAATGCAGGCAGTGGAAGTACCTGCCCTCCCCGAAAACGTAGCCAAATTATTCCAGATGGAAGAAGATGTTTCCAATCATCAGATTCTGGTGTTTACCGCCAGCTGGTGTCCTGCCTGTGTGCAGATGAAAAATAACGAGTTCCCCGCTCTGCGAGACAAGAACTGGGAAATCGGTGAAAGCAAAGCGAGCCACATTCGTCTGATCGACGTGGATCAACATCCCGGGCTCACGGATAAATATAACGTGCAGTCGCTGCCCACGCTCATCCTGGTGATTGATGGCAAAGAGGTCAGTCGCTCCGGATCTTTGAGTGCCTACAGCATTGCAGAGATGTTTTACAATCGCAAATAA